A window from Stigmatella aurantiaca encodes these proteins:
- a CDS encoding CapA family protein, whose protein sequence is MHRAILLLLLLSSACAHRAPPPPEPPPVPPAAPAVTLPTPPPPPAAPPPPARPVSLLVGGDVTIGHHYQTYFDEQVAKGRSREEMFAHGFQGVKAVAEAADLFLVNLECPFTDGGEKLPKNFNFRARPELVQTLLAGSVDVVSLANNHMMDYGPQGLLDTLATLDAARIPYFGAGRTLAEARRPALVTVGGVRFAFLGYFFLGTRNIEPPQVYATDTTPGVAGHFSDITVMEQMLREDILAAKAQADVVLPYFHWGREGTFEPEPYQLQLARVAIEAGASGVLGSHPHVLQGMELYQGAPVVYSLGNFVFGGNWNPREKRSALFQARFTPAGYVSSEIFPLRTDRYPEVPIQPVLVTGPEAESVLRLLATSSEKLPRMLPELEPWRPAAPPP, encoded by the coding sequence ATGCACCGCGCCATTCTCCTCCTGCTCCTGCTCTCCTCCGCCTGTGCCCACCGGGCCCCGCCGCCCCCTGAGCCCCCTCCGGTCCCGCCCGCCGCGCCGGCTGTCACCCTGCCAACACCGCCGCCCCCGCCCGCCGCGCCGCCGCCCCCTGCCCGCCCGGTGAGCCTGCTGGTGGGCGGAGACGTGACGATTGGCCACCACTACCAGACGTACTTCGACGAGCAGGTGGCCAAGGGCCGCTCGCGCGAGGAGATGTTCGCCCACGGCTTCCAGGGGGTGAAGGCGGTGGCCGAGGCGGCGGACCTCTTCCTCGTCAACCTGGAGTGCCCCTTCACCGACGGCGGCGAGAAGCTGCCCAAGAACTTCAACTTCCGCGCGCGGCCCGAGCTCGTCCAAACGCTGCTCGCGGGCAGCGTGGACGTGGTGAGCCTGGCCAACAACCACATGATGGACTACGGCCCCCAGGGGCTGCTCGACACGCTGGCCACGCTGGACGCCGCGCGCATCCCCTATTTCGGCGCGGGGCGTACCCTGGCCGAGGCGCGGCGCCCAGCCCTCGTCACCGTGGGCGGCGTGCGCTTCGCCTTCCTGGGCTACTTCTTCCTGGGCACCCGCAACATCGAGCCGCCCCAGGTGTACGCCACGGACACCACGCCGGGGGTGGCGGGCCACTTCTCGGACATCACCGTCATGGAGCAAATGCTGCGCGAGGACATCCTCGCCGCGAAGGCTCAGGCGGACGTGGTGCTGCCCTACTTCCACTGGGGGCGCGAGGGCACCTTCGAGCCCGAGCCCTACCAGCTCCAGCTGGCGCGGGTGGCGATTGAGGCGGGGGCCTCGGGGGTGCTCGGCAGCCACCCGCACGTGCTCCAGGGGATGGAGCTGTACCAGGGCGCGCCGGTGGTCTACTCGCTGGGGAACTTCGTCTTCGGGGGCAACTGGAACCCGCGCGAGAAGCGCAGCGCGCTCTTCCAGGCCCGCTTCACCCCGGCGGGCTACGTGTCGAGCGAGATCTTCCCGCTGCGCACGGACCGCTATCCCGAGGTGCCCATCCAGCCGGTCCTCGTCACCGGGCCGGAGGCGGAATCGGTGCTGCGGCTGCTGGCCACCAGCTCCGAGAAACTCCCTCGGATGCTGCCCGAGTTGGAGCCGTGGCGCCCGGCAGCCCCGCCCCCCTGA